TAGATGATTATTTTGTATCAAGAAAATTATATCCAAATGTTGATTTCTATTCAGGAATCATCTATCGTGCTTTAGGTATTCCAACGGATATGTTTACAGTGATGTTTGCTATTGGTCGTCTACCAGGTTGGATTGCGCAATGGAAAGAAATGCGTATCAATAAAGAGCCAATAGGAAGACCAAGACAAATATACACCGGCTATCCTTTAAGAGAATTTAAAGCCATGGATAAAAGATAAAGATTATTCATTTTATAGTTTATAAAACTCCTTACCATCGTAAGGAGTTTTTTTGTGAAAATAACTTGTAAAAGAGAATTTATCAAAAGGGTATTATATACAATTTTGCAGTAAATATATTTTTTTTACTGCATTTTACTTCTTATATTTGCTTAAACTTTAAACAATTTAGGTATGTTTAACAAAGAAATTAAATCAGTAATTGACTTATTACAAGCGTTTCCCGACGAACAATCGTGCATTGAGCATTTCGAGAGAATACGTTGGGACGGCAATGTAGTTAGTCCTTTCGATGCAAGTTCAAAGGTATATAAAACCAAAAATGGTTATATGTGCAAGAACACACAAAAGAATTTTAATGTTAAGACAAATACTTTGTTTGACAATACTAAGATGCCTTTACAAAAATGGTTCTTAGCTATTTTTATTGCAACTTCGCATAAAAAGGGAATATCCTCTTTACAATTAAGTCGTGATTTAGATATTACTCAAAAGTCTGCTTGGTTTATGTTGCAACGGATAAGAAACTGTTTTAAGATTGATAGTGAGATACAACTACGCAATGAAGTTGAATGCGACGAAACGTATGTGGGAGGAAAGGATAAAAATAGACCTGTTCACAAACGTAGTAGTGCAAATTATTTCGGGAAAGATATTGTATTTGGAGCAGTCGAGCGTGGAGGTAAAGTTTATGCTAAAACTGTAAATCACGCTACATCTATAGAATTGCAAGAACAAGTACTTAAATCAGTCGAAATAGGTTCTGTATTATATTCAGACGAACATCGTTCTTATAGAGCATTGGGCAAAGTCTACGACCACCAATATATAAAACATAACAAAAATGAATATGTTAGAGGAAATATACATACAAATACTATTGAGGGATTTTGGAGTTTATTAAAACGTGGTATTATTGGGATTTATCATTTCACATCTAAAAAACATTTGCAGTTATACGTTGACGAGTTTGTTTATAGATATAATACACGAGATTTGTCTACAGAGGACAGAATAAATTTATTACTTTCGAATGGTGAAAATAGAACAACTTATAAAATGCTTATTCACTAATGGACTTAAGTAAATTAGATACAATATTAAAAATGGAACTTGACGGGGAAATATATTACTCTGTAAAAGAAGCCGAACAACTTTTGGGGATAAACCTTGACGATGCAGATTATATTGAGATAATTATAACCGAACAAGGCGAAAAGAAAAAAAATCGATTTACACGAAAGAATAGCTTTGAAAAGTTTGTTGACGATAGAGAACTATCAACTTTTAATAAAATGCTAAAACAAGCATCTAAATTTAACCCTAACAAGGATAAAAAATAATTGCAAACAACAATTCTTAATGAATTAATAATTTGTTGTTGTTGTATTAAAAAGATATTATCTTTACATTCGTATTTTTTAAATTACATTTAAACATTATGTCACAAAATATAGAAATAATTAAATATAACGGCAAGAAAGTTCTTGAGGCTAACTTAAGTGGTTTAGGTTATTTTGATGAAATTAACAATAAGCACGTTTTAGTTATACCAAGCATGATGCTAGCATCATCTGGTTCTACTGAAGAGGAGGCAAGAAATTTTTTAACGATACAAGTAGAGTTATTAATGAGTGATTTCAATAAAATGGGCGAGTCCAATTTTTATGCTGAAATACGTGAATTAGGTTGGGAAAAAAATGACTTCTTTAAGAAACGTGTTGAAAAAAGTGAAATGACGTTTGATGATGCAAAAAAGATGTTTAATATACCCGAAAAAGCTGAGTTGAAAAAAATGGCAATGGAATTTTAATGGCAAGTACAGAAAAAGCAATATCGCCAGAGGTTTTCATAAAGTTTTTACAAGACTTAAATTGTAAGATTGAGGATGACAGGACAAATTTGAGAACTTATAGATGTCCAAATTGTTTGTATAGAATTTCTATTCGCCCAAACGAAGATTTGATTTTAAGAGTAGAAATACGAAGTATTTTAAAAAGATTAAAAATTGGAATAGGAATATTTGAAAAATGGCTTTCAGAATATGAATCTCAAAAACCCGAGTAACTACTCGCGTTTTTATTGATAAAATCTGTTAATACATTTAACCTTAGTATTCAAGCGTAATTTTATTAGTATTTTACGACTATTTTAAAAGCTCCAATTAAGGAGCTTTTTTATTCTGCATACATTTGATATGTTAACCCTCTATTATCATCAAATTGATTTATAATACCGTCTATAGTTTCTATAAAGTTATCATCGTGAGGATTGTTTATTGGATTTCCGTCTTCTGAAAATACTATAGACATATAATTATTGTCTTCTAAATGCATAAAAGCAACATTAATTTTTTGGGTCGGAGTATTAAAGTAATACATAGCCCATCCATATAGCTCTTGCGGAGTTATTTCGTAAGCCATTAAGCTATTTTTACTACTGAAGATTGTATTTTAGCAATAGCGCAATACACATCGGCTTTTTGTTTAGCTGATACATTTGTCCATTGAAGTTTTTTAAAATCTTCAAGAGTTTTTACTTTGCTTTTATCTACTGTTGTAGTTTTCATGATATGGTTTTATTTCGAAATAAAAGTAATTAGTATTCTATTGATTATATGAAAATAATCGATGAAATGCATATTTATCCGTTTAATGTAAGTAAACTACTTATATCTTATACAAAGATAGTAGTAAAGTTCTTGATGTATTTGTAAAGTTCTGTTAATTGTTTACATCATTATCACATAACATTATACGTTATATAAACGCAAAAAGTTACAATTTATTATCTTTGCATTTCCACACGATAGGGGGACTTAGTGAGCCACCACAAAACGACTGAATTAGGCACAAGTCTAAAGTTGACGCAAAATAGTTGCCGAACATTGCAAAGCCGTCCGCACTCGTTGTCGATTTTTACCTTAAGACAACACAAGTTTTAGCGTATTTTCAAACTTTGGATAAATCCCAAACTTAACACTCTTTTTTCATTACTGCAAAGTAATATATAGTTACCTATCAAAATGTAAGATATTGTCTTAATCAATTTATAAATATATGTAATTCATCGATTTTATGTGTATTTTGTAGATTATTTTAAAAAATAAAAATACATTTGATATGTCAAAATAACAGAACAAAATCAATACCATTTTTAGAAAAATAAAGATGTGTTTTTGATTGATTTTATAATTTTAAAATGTTCTGCTATGAAAATGAAAACTACCTATTTTTTTGCAATCCTATCTTTTTTCGGTATCGTATTTACGACAAATGCGCAAGTAGATAACACTTTCTCAGGAGAGAATGCAGGTCTAAATAATACCGGAAACTACAATACCGGTTTTGGTAAAAATGCTTTAATTAATAATACTAGCAGCAGCAACAGTGCTTTCGGAATAGGAGTACTATCTAACTCTACTGGAGGTTTTAATTGTGCTTTTGGTAATGGTTCATTAGTTTCTAATGGCTCAGGTTCTTTAAATGCTGCTTTCGGAACTAGAACTTTAGTAAACAACACAACGGGTTCTCGAAATATTGCCATTGGACACAGAACTTTAGAAGCAAATCTTGAAGGTTACAATAACACAGCCATTGGTTATGCCTCTTTATTAACCAATTTAGGAAATAATAATATTGCAGTTGGCTGCTCAACACCAAGAAATTTAGAAACTGGAGACAGTAATATTTTCTTAGGTACTGAAACCGCAATTAATTTATTAAACGGAAGTCAAAATGTATTCATAGGTAATAGAATAGCTGTACAAAAACTACCCTCGACATCTCTTTTAGCAGGGAATGATACTAGTAAATCAGTTATAATTTCTGATGGTTCTGGAATGCAAAGAATTTTTGTTAACAAATACGGAAATATGGGGAT
The window above is part of the Flavobacterium sp. N1994 genome. Proteins encoded here:
- a CDS encoding IS1595 family transposase; translation: MFNKEIKSVIDLLQAFPDEQSCIEHFERIRWDGNVVSPFDASSKVYKTKNGYMCKNTQKNFNVKTNTLFDNTKMPLQKWFLAIFIATSHKKGISSLQLSRDLDITQKSAWFMLQRIRNCFKIDSEIQLRNEVECDETYVGGKDKNRPVHKRSSANYFGKDIVFGAVERGGKVYAKTVNHATSIELQEQVLKSVEIGSVLYSDEHRSYRALGKVYDHQYIKHNKNEYVRGNIHTNTIEGFWSLLKRGIIGIYHFTSKKHLQLYVDEFVYRYNTRDLSTEDRINLLLSNGENRTTYKMLIH